From the Synchiropus splendidus isolate RoL2022-P1 chromosome 3, RoL_Sspl_1.0, whole genome shotgun sequence genome, the window CTGGATAAGGTCTATTCTTGTGTACTGTCTGATGACAAAGCGACAGAGGTACTGCAGAGAGCGCACTTGCATAAACCGAGACACTGGGTTGGTGAGTCTGACGGGGTAGGTTGCAGATCCTGCTATTCGAGACCTGGAATAACAGAAAGCTCCATTCTCTGAGTCTTTGATGGAGTGTTCAATGAGCTCAACTATGGACGTGTGTCCCTCCACGTCTGGCTGCTCGTAGAAGCTGAAGCGTCCATTCGAGTGTTCAATGCGGGTGTGAAGGGTTTTCCCCTGTGACCTGAAACTGAGGCTGAGCAGGTACCTGTCGTCCGAACTGTCTCTAACTAGGAATGAACCATCCGCCAAGttcaccagcttctcctccgcctCCGAACGGGTGATGGGGCCCCAGTACCAGCCCTGCCTCGCTAGTTTCTTTAGCTCCTCAGTCAGGCTGGTCACCACCATAGGACCGCTACTCTGGACGGAGTCATAAACCCGGCTTACCCCAGGAGCTGAATTGGGGTCAAAGTTGAGGTGATGTCTTACTCTCTCAGCAACCTGGCTGTCTGATGAGCTGAACCCTGAAAAAGTCCTCGGGATATGTCCATGGCTTCCTGAAGGTGGCAAGGGCGGAGTGAGAGGTGGCGGGATGTCTACCCTCGAGCTGTGGAGCATCAAACTGGCAGAACTGATGAGAAGACTATTCACTGAAGTGTCCATAAACAAGTCTGGTGACAATCCATTATCCAGTTCGTGATCCTCTTGACCCTGGTCGGCAAGTATAGACCTAGTGTCGGCCTCGGCCACCACCTCCATAGGAGACAAGGTGTCTAAGCAGCAAGAATGTGATCCTTCTGGGTATATTCCCTCGTCTAAAGGCATTGTGTACTGAATATAGTCCTGAGGCGTTAGCCCCAGCACCACAGGCACATCATTTTCATCAATGTTCAGGTGCAGCTCACCGTTTTTTAGGGACTCTGCTTGGTCATGGAAAAGCCCTTCCATCTGTAGATCATGATAGTCTTTGCGGACGCCGTTGAGATTGGGACTTGGACTAGGAGAATGAACCATGGCTTTCACCTTTACCTCCATCTTGATACAAGCATCCTCAGAGTTGACTGGTCGAAACGGCCAGGGCGAGGGGCTGTAATGGTGACTGTGTAGTGACGCAGATCTTAGAGGCCTTTGGGCTTTCACCTCATTGAAGCTAATCGGGGCAGAGGATGAAGAGAAGGTGTCATCATCATCCACTGAGCCAATAGTCGAAGAGCCACCTTTCCCCTTCGCCTTCTGCTTGGCAGACAGCCTTCTCTTCAGAGATCCCATAATCCCCTCGCTTTTTGAACGACCCTTATTTTGCCCACTCTTGTCGTCTTCGCTGCCAAGATCACAGCCCGACAGGTCTTTGGTATAACAGCCGCCAAAAAGCGACTCTTCCTTTGAAAACTCGGCGGTCACCGAGGGCTGCTGGAGCATGACGAAGTTGCCATCCTCTTTGCCCTTTATGCTGAGGGACTTGCGGATGGTCTTAAGGCTTATCTTCTTCATACTGACAGGCCCTCCGAAGCGGGGGCATGGGATGACTCTCCTTGTTTCCCGACGAAAGGACTATCCACAGTGTCTTCCCATCAGGCCGCTCAAAACAAGTCATGCATACAAGGAACCCATCCAACCCTgcagaaaaagaacatttttagaCACACTcagctgaaatgaaaacacctAAAAACACTACCATGATACAACAATAagcaaaaggtaaaaaaaaaaaaaaaaaatggattcctTTTAATTTTTTAAGCAACTACCTCTAAATGAACCACACACTGACTAATTAAAAAAATTGACCAATCCCCAAATGAAAAGGGTTTTAATGattgtttcaaaaacaaatgaatcaccTTAAGCTCAACCACCTCCAAGTGCTGAATGAGTTAAATTCAAATACATAATTATACAAATTTCCGAGATTCGCAAAATGTTTTGCAAGGTGTTCGCTTGCATGTTGCAACTTGAGGTGAGGACAGTCAGAGAATAAGGTTGGACAATGCCCCAAACTGCCTTTGTTCTCTATATTGCTCTGCATTTCCCCACCTTTGCAAATTGGGAAATCATCTTCCACAATTTCCCACTTCACTTTTACTTCCATTTATTATTAGCAGCACGGAATGGGTAAGAAAATCACAATGATCCAGTCACCATTCAAATTAAGAAATTGTGTTCTAATTGCAAAATATAAATTTGTTTGAATACCTGCCTTCATAAATGCTTTGTGAATTTAGTGCATGTCCATTAAGGTTACGTATACAGACTTCAATCTTCTTGAGATTAGAAGTAGTTGTAcagcacaaaaaacacttcaacttGTTACCGATGTGTCAATTTGCATCACTAACTACTAGCAATTTATACTAGGAGCCACAAAATCCAAATTGCCTTTACAACATTGCAACAATTATTCAATTATTGTAATGTTATTAAATAGTTGGGGCTAAAAATCATCAACAAATCACAGAAGTCAACATTAAATCATTGCTTATTTTATTTGCAACACCTAAAATATTGGAACTTTAAGGTCAGCATGTTATGACACTGGGCCAGACTATTTCACGCTCATTTCTGAGCAATCAAAGTTTATGGAggaatggagggaaaaaaagtaagAAATGATCGTTGCTCTTGAGGATATGTATAAAGTCATAGCAATGAAATTAAGGATTAACCATCATTTAGTTCAGCAATCCTGCATGAGCCCACATAAGTTTGGGCTTGGGTTTTGCCGCAAATATCTGACGGTGACATGGAGATACAGTAATAAGAAATGAAGCTTAATAAAACTCTATACTCCCCATTTCAACCTCTCCACATATCACAGACAAGGCTGCTGTGATTGTGTTCATATTTGAAGTCATCAAAGCCTATGAGGTAACCAAACTCCCCGTTTACGTTATAATAAAACCTAAGGCTTGTTTCAGTTTATGACATTTATAATCATTAATCTAATAGAATCAAGGCAAAGACTTCAAAGGGTCATATTGATCCTTTGAGAGATTTGATGAGAAAAGCAGAATAGGTGGTTtaacacacgtgcacacacatttctgacaacaacaaacgCATCTTACTTGAACCACAAAGCGAAGTGAAATGAGGAATATTTTGAGGGATAAACATTAGCGAAGCCAGAAACGCACTAAATGTTTTGAGAACATGGGTCGCTCATTTTGGCAGATAGGTCGAAGAGATCTGGCCGCGTAAAACGACCACATCACTGACAGACACCCAAACAGTGGTGCACTGTAAGGAAATGAACTGATCAAGACAGCTGCAATCTGATTACTCACCATTATGACGAAGAAAATGGTGACTCTACTTGACTGGTTGGGTCAAGTTCCATTTCCACCCTCTTTCATTTGATCCTGCAGTCAAAACGATGGACTGTTAAATAATGCGACTGTCCAGATTCGCATTTGAATACAAGAAAGGGGAACTTCAAATGGGGAAGTCAACGTAGCAAGAGCACGAAGGTTCATCCTGACCTGGCGCGGCCTACAAACACTTCACGCCTGAGGCTACACAGTGGTTTAAAATATCAATGTAATGTTCGTGTTATTTTACAAACTCCGAGATTCCAGTCGTAGAATGACTTCTGCGTTTGCTGCTTAAGAAAGGGCATTTGCTGCGCTTAATGCGCTGCTATTGCACAACTACTACTTTGTTAGCACGTTGGTTTTCAGTTAATATGTCGCTTAAATTTCAGAAAAACAACCACATTCAAACAGCTGCATGATATATTACATACAGGGCAGATCTCGCAAACATATCCCTACGGTGGTAGAGTCTCTTACAGACGATGTAGCCATAAAACGACGCTTATTGTTGGCCAATGGAGGCTAAGCTAATTTAGCTAGCTTTGTTTGTAGTCGGTAAAAATACAAGTTTACCTTTCGTTAAACGAGCCCCCGCGTCCAAGCAAAAGAGCCGGACGTGTGCATTGTTTGATCTCCTATCGATTTAACGAGCAGCTACGGGCAGCAGACGACACTCTCCCAGCACGGTGTCACCTCTCAGTCCAGGTCGGCTAACAGTTGGTGGCGTTCGgcctcttcctttcttcctttgtGCCTGTTGAAGTGAGGAAGCAGCGaatcaaacacacagcagctccaTCAAGTTTGTGCAGCAGCCACAAGCAACAACCAAAACATGGACATGTTTTCATAAAATCAGATGAAGGGACACAGTAAATCTACGCTGTAGTATAAGTAAACATTTTTCGAataggaagaaaataaaaataaaatcttttgtGATTTCTATTTCTGCTTGCATTGTAAATGAGAAAAGCCATCCAAATAAAACatctccattattattattattattattgttgttgttgttgttgctattgtcgtggttattgttattattactattattattattattatcattattattattattagtagtagtagtagtgttatATTACAATTACTACTGCTATATATTAGTGACAACAAccccaataataataaatattattaatattattgttgttgttattattattacattatgacAACATCATCCTGTTAATGTACATTGTGTTTTGGTCGTCTCCACAAGTaaagaaaacgatttttggaacaggatggtaaaataaaaacatctgagGGAACATTTCGCATCATCTCAAGGGAACTGCGCGCAGCATATTTCAATGCAACCAAAAGTTTCCCGATGATCCGATCGCTCTTTAGTTGTCACAGTGGTTCTGTGGCTAAAGCCAGTGTGGCATGCAGACTctcctgtttacattttcaaaccaTCATGCTGACTTTCCAGCGATTTTTCAAGTTCATATAATGGCTTGAACTTTGAAATGATATATTGGTTTCCTAATTAATGTCAGTATTGTTTGGAGTGAGATTGTGTTTACCGCTGCCAAGTTAATTTGGTCCACATAGTTAacatttcattgttgttttttcttccacTCTGTCAAGTGGATGGCAGTCTTTCCCCAACCTGCTCAGGGCGGCGGTGTGCAGACAGGCTCCATGCAAAGACACTAATTACTGAGCCCTATTAGGCTTGATCAGGCTGCCGTCTCTTGATGTGCGGGGGAACAGGagggggcggcggcggcgggtggAGGAGAAAGAGCGGGATGGCAGCTCTTTAGTTACATAGCACCAAGGACACTGGGAAGCAGTGGTGCCATGCGTTTACAAGCCAAATTAGAGCTGACAAACAAACTTTGCTCTCGTGGAGCGCGAGTGCAAAAGCAAGAGTGCATTGCTGCGGGCAGGCTTTCTACTCCTGACAGGGTAAACAGATCAAACACTTACTAATAGCAGTCTGTTTGGGTTttacaaaaacaacttctcgctgtaattgtaatgtggtgcCAGTGAAAACCTATGAGAAGCATCACTGAGAATATCTTTTCAATATAGTTTTACGAAAGAATGCACACGACCAAATTGACAGCGGtccattttgcttttcatttttccaaCCAGGACTGGTGAATTTTAAAATTATAAAATGGATTTCTGAACTGAGCTGACACCTTTGGAAGGCCCCACTTAGTGGAGTTACTCACCAGACTATCACCATTGGTCTTCACTATTTGGTTCCTAAAATGACACGAGGATGGCGTGGAGGGAGTGTGTGGCGTCCCAATCGTTGAACAATGTGTTTCACAAATATTGAAGTCAAATTATACCACTCCATCATCAAAAGCACCACCGCTGATATTGTCAACATTGTGGTTGAGTCTGAAAGGACAGGAAGTTCAAACAATACATGAGgtgagaagagaaagaggattTACTGCCATATGAGTCCAACACATCAATTTCTCTTCACGTATGGAGGAGATTTTTCAAGTGCATTAGTCGCTGGTAAGGCAGCTGTGTCCCACATACGACTTAATGACTCACAGCCATCTAGACTTGAGCCTATTCCAAATTGCTGGCTGGTTACGATGCTGAATAAATTGTGTATGCATGCTTACGTTCTTCATGTCTGTTCCTCTTGATTTACCATAATTAATTCTGCAAGCAATGTCTTGCGTTTTGCAGCCATATGGATGCCTTGTTTTGTCAGAGTGGCAATTTTATGACTGGCTGGTTTCTGTAtgaatttaagaattaaacACTGTGATATACTTTTgctgttttcaaaacaagaaaaatgctGTTTGTTATGATAAATAACTTTGTGTAAGTACACAGTTCTTATGTTATAATTCTTACCTCTATTAAGTGTCAACAGTGACAAGGGTTAATTTGGAGTTAAAACCAATTTTCTCCAAATATACGCATATATTTTTGTAATTGGGCAGCACACTAGTTGATACTGAAGTCTAcaccagtgattctcaaccatagggccgaggcccacggttgggccgcgagcgcctcctacagtgccactaaaagtttttttgtatCACAtatctgggccgtgagacgctcagctttaatacatttgcCGCAAATGGTTGCATTAGTGTGTCATTATATTTACTTTACAGCTGCAAATTTATGATACTTATGTGTATGTAagtatggagaagttttgaaaagaaaaacaaatgatgaagaaagtggtgccaaagataaaaagagtaaaaactgttgatgaaagcaactgttgaagcaaaatttatttgacaattttatgattataataatgatatatataaagatatatgataatatataataattatataatgaTATATAATAACGACTATACTTtgatttacactttacttatatcttctttagactttattttgaaaataatttgatttcatgatattttgatgttgttttattatatttattttattcagaattgtattcatgatgtacaATTTTagcaattttctcaacagtttgaatCAAGTGTATTATTCTAGTCTAGTAAATTTGAATATGACttacacctggttctgctgctggttggacctttcaatgacaaataaatctttgcaatgatcacatggtttcatggcatttcacaaggttttggtttgtttacgtgtaagtagattaaatatgggaCCCGGTCCCAATTGTTCTGGAAGAGGTgagccccaagatcaaaaaggtaaaGAACCCCTAGTCTACACAACAAGGCTCCCATTTCAAATCCAGCTTGAAACATATGCCATTCAGCCACGAGGTACCTGTGAAGTGAgcccagttttgtttttctttttcattcagtcGAATTCAAATGTATATTGCATATgttgtgtcatttttaaattcatgtttgTGGCAATTGAAGTGCGACATGCACCGCGCACAGGCACTGCTAGTGGTATTTCAATATCATGATAGTTGAATTATTATTGTGATGCTGAACAATATAGCATAAATTGTTTACAAAAATGTTGAGGACAGTTTGCCTGAACTTCAACAAAACGCCCCTGTAAGATGATGCTCAGAGAGaagcagttatttatttatttatttttttttttttaaggccaATTCAATTAAGAGATAACACTTGAATGTGAGGTATAGCCAAGTCCGTAGTTACACATTCAATGTAAGGTACAATTGAGAATATTCTATATTTTAAGCTTGAACCTTAAGTCTGAGTCCAGTCAGTTGAGATCATTGTATTTCACCAATGTAACAAGGTGGTGTTATGATATAAATATCTTTTGAAGACGTTATTTCCGAAGTAACACCCTGCCAACCCCTGTCAAAAACACATCTCCGGCGAGATTGAATTAATCTGCTGTCTGGCCGCATAAAAATAGTTCCCTGTAGCTGTAATGTGCCATATAGAAAGTGTTGGAGCAATTAATTAAAGATGTAATTTTCTTCCCAACCACCCAGTATTTTAGCTTCTTTCGGATGCAAATAACCCTATTTTCACTTTGTGTTTCAGTCAAGAACGCAATATAAATtaatatttgcaaaaataacattgatTAGGCAATAAGTAtgtggacagaaaaacaaaaatcacagaAGTGTTTATCATTGTAAATTTATAAGCAAAGTATGTGTGA encodes:
- the LOC128756452 gene encoding suppressor of cytokine signaling 6, whose product is MKKISLKTIRKSLSIKGKEDGNFVMLQQPSVTAEFSKEESLFGGCYTKDLSGCDLGSEDDKSGQNKGRSKSEGIMGSLKRRLSAKQKAKGKGGSSTIGSVDDDDTFSSSSAPISFNEVKAQRPLRSASLHSHHYSPSPWPFRPVNSEDACIKMEVKVKAMVHSPSPSPNLNGVRKDYHDLQMEGLFHDQAESLKNGELHLNIDENDVPVVLGLTPQDYIQYTMPLDEGIYPEGSHSCCLDTLSPMEVVAEADTRSILADQGQEDHELDNGLSPDLFMDTSVNSLLISSASLMLHSSRVDIPPPLTPPLPPSGSHGHIPRTFSGFSSSDSQVAERVRHHLNFDPNSAPGVSRVYDSVQSSGPMVVTSLTEELKKLARQGWYWGPITRSEAEEKLVNLADGSFLVRDSSDDRYLLSLSFRSQGKTLHTRIEHSNGRFSFYEQPDVEGHTSIVELIEHSIKDSENGAFCYSRSRIAGSATYPVRLTNPVSRFMQVRSLQYLCRFVIRQYTRIDLIQKLPLPNKMKDYLQEKHY